The following proteins come from a genomic window of Castor canadensis chromosome 17, mCasCan1.hap1v2, whole genome shotgun sequence:
- the Spns1 gene encoding protein spinster homolog 1 — MAGSDTAPFLSQADDPDDGPVSGTPGLPGSMGIPKSTEPEVPDQEGLQRITGLSSSRSALIVAVLCYINLLNYMDRFTVAGVLPDIEQFFSIGDSSSGLIQTVFISSYMVLAPVFGYLGDRYNRKYLMCGGIAFWSLVTLGSSFIPRERFWLLLLTRGLVGVGEASYSTIAPTLIADLFVADQRSRMLSVFYFAIPVGSGLGYIAGSKVKDVAGDWHWALRVTPGLGVVAVLLLFLVVREPPRGAVERHSDSPPLSPTSWWADLRALARNPSFILSSLGFTAVAFVTGSLALWAPAFLLRSRVVLGETPPCLPGDSCSSSDSLIFGLVTCLTGILGVGLGVEISRRLRRSNPRADPLVCAAGLLGSAPFLFLSLACARGSIVATYIFIFIGETLLSMNWAIVADILLYVVIPTRRSTAEAFQIVLSHLLGDAGSPYLIGLVSDRLRRSWPPSFLSEFRALQFSLMLCAFVGALGGAAFLGTAIFIEGDRRQAQLHVQGLLHEAGSTDDRIVVPQRGRSTRVPVSSVLV, encoded by the exons ATGGCCGGATCCGACACGGCGCCCTTCCTCAGCCAGGCGGATGACCCGGATGACGGGCCGGTGTCCGGCACTCCGGGATTGCCAGGTTCCATGGGGATCCCGAAGTCCACGGAGCCTGAGGTCCCGGACCAGGAGGGGCTGCAGCGCATCACGGGTTTGTCTTCGAGCCGTTCGGCTCTCATAGTGGCCGTGCTGTGCTACATCAACCTCCTGAACTACATGGATCGCTTCACCGTGGCCG GCGTCCTTCCAGACATCGAGCAGTTCTTCAGCATCGGGGACAGTAGCTCCGGCCTCATCCAAACGG TGTTCATCTCCAGTTACATGGTCTTGGCACCTGTGTTTGGCTACCTGGGTGACAGGTACAATCGGAAGTATCTCATGTGCGGGGGCATTGCCTTCTGGTCCCTGGTGACACTGGGGTCATCCTTCATCCCCAGAGAG CGTTTCTGGCTGCTCCTCCTGACCCGGGGCCTGGTGGGGGTCGGGGAGGCTAGTTACTCCACCATCGCGCCCACCCTGATCGCCGACCTCTTCGTGGCAGACCAGCGGAGTCGAATGCTCAGCGTGTTCTACTTTGCCATCCCCGTGGGCAG tGGTTTAGGTTACATTGCAGGCTCCAAAGTGAAGGATGTGGCCGGGGACTGGCATTGGGCCCTGAGG GTGACACCAGGTCTAGGGGTGGTAGCTGTCCTGTTGCTGTTCCTGGTAGTACGAGAGCCACCCAGAGGAGCTGTGGAGCGCCACTcagactcaccacccctgagccCCACCTCATGGTGGGCAGATCTGAGGGCTCTGGCCAGAAA TCCTAGTTTCATCCTGTCTTCCCTGGGTTTCACTGCTGTGGCCTTCGTCACGGGCTCCCTGGCCCTCTGGGCCCCAGCGTTCCTGCTGCGTTCCCGTGTGGTCCTAGGGGAGACACCGCCCTGCCTTCCTGGAGACTCCTGCTCTTCCTCTGACAG TCTCATCTTCGGGCTTGTCACCTGCCTGACTGGCATCCTGGGTGTGGGCCTGGGTGTGGAGATCAGCCGCCGCCTCCGCCGCTCCAACCCCCGGGCTGACCCGCTGGTCTGTGCTGCTGGCCTCCTGGGCTCCGCACCCTTCCTCTTCCTGTCCCTTGCCTGTGCCCGGGGTAGCATCGTGGCCACCTAT ATCTTCATCTTCATTGGAGAGACCCTTCTGTCCATGAACTGGGCCATCGTGGCTGACATTCTCCTG TATGTGGTGATCCCCACGCGACGCTCCACCGCTGAGGCCTTCCAGATTGTACTGTCCCACCTGCTGGGTGATGCTGGGAGCCCCTACCTCATCGGCCTG GTCTCTGACCGCCTCCGCCGGAGCTGGCCCCCCTCCTTCCTGTCCGAGTTCCGAGCCCTGCAATTCTCACTCATGCTGTGTGCCTTCGTCGGGGCGCTGGGTGGCGCAGCCTTCCTGGGCACCGCCATCTTTATTGAGGGTGACCGCCGGCAGGCTCAGCTCCACGTTCAGG GTCTGTTGCATGAGGCAGGCTCCACGGATGACCGCATTGTGGTTCCCCAGAGAGGCCGTTCCACCCGGGTCCCCGTGTCCAGCGTGCTCGTCTGA